From the genome of Nicotiana sylvestris chromosome 2, ASM39365v2, whole genome shotgun sequence, one region includes:
- the LOC104231516 gene encoding probable F-box protein At4g22030, producing the protein MATLQASSILSSFCSASSSSSFRRGTNITAKINIPNIRTNKISLPRLIQRRGISEHEQLNFNTIEKQLINSPSKRGDMINDPDMLAVEKLYAIKEAVADRVEMHRNIGEQRSQWNSMLLTSINGIILAAATMVGVAAISGDSVLGLKMSSTLLYLAATGMLIIMNKIQPSQLAEEQRKATRLFQDFYNQIETTLSIGHPSDIDVKGTMDKVLALDKAYPLPLLGVMLDKFPSSVQPAVWWPQQRQRQPKRVSGNGNDWSRKLEEDMKEIMGVLGRKDQEEYIRLGKKAIKLNKFLAISGPLLTGLAAIGSAFVDSSPSHGSWAAMLGIVGGALASVVNMVEHGGQVGMVFEMYRSNAGFFEYMQQSIESNLRETDIERRENGEVFEMKVALKLGRSLSDLRNLAASSSLKADDLDEFASKLF; encoded by the coding sequence ATGGCAACCCTTCAAGCTTCAAGTATCTTGAGCTCATTTTGTTCTGCTTCCTCATCTTCATCTTTCCGAAGAGGAACAAATATTACAGCAAAGATCAATATTCCCAATATTCGGACGAATAAAATCTCCCTCCCTAGACTAATTCAAAGAAGAGGAATATCAGAGCATGAACAGCTCAACTTCAACACAATTGAGAAACAACTTATTAACTCCCCTTCAAAAAGAGGTGACATGATTAATGATCCTGATATGCTTGCTGTAGAGAAGCTTTACGCAATCAAGGAGGCAGTTGCAGATAGAGTAGAGATGCACAGGAATATAGGGGAGCAAAGAAGCCAGTGGAACAGTATGCTTTTGACATCCATTAATGGCATAATTCTAGCTGCTGCTACAATGGTTGGAGTTGCAGCTATTAGTGGTGATTCTGTTTTGGGACTAAAAATGTCTTCTACTTTGTTGTATTTGGCTGCTACTGGCATGTTGATTATCATGAACAAGATTCAACCATCCCAGCTTGCTGAAGAACAAAGAAAGGCAACAAGGCTGTTTCAAGATTTCTATAACCAAATCGAAACAACTTTATCAATCGGTCACCCTTCTGATATTGATGTCAAAGGAACGATGGACAAAGTATTGGCTCTTGACAAGGCCTACCCACTTCCTCTTCTTGGAGTAATGCTTGACAAATTTCCGTCTTCTGTTCAACCTGCTGTTTGGTGGCCCCAACAGCGTCAAAGACAACCCAAAAGGGTCAGCGGCAATGGAAATGACTGGAGCAGAAAATTGGAGGAGGATATGAAAGAAATAATGGGTGTGTTGGGCAGAAAGGACCAAGAAGAATATATTAGGCTGGGTAAAAAGGCCATAAAATTGAACAAGTTTTTAGCCATCTCTGGTCCTTTACTCACAGGCCTAGCAGCGATTGGCTCTGCATTTGTAGATTCTTCTCCTTCTCATGGATCTTGGGCAGCCATGCTGGGAATTGTTGGTGGCGCATTAGCAAGCGTTGTTAACATGGTTGAGCATGGGGGACAAGTTGGAATGGTATTCGAAATGTACAGGAGTAACGCTGGTTTCTTCGAGTACATGCAACaatcaattgaatcaaacttgAGGGAAACAGACATTGAAAGAAGAGAAAATGGTGAAGTGTTTGAAATGAAGGTGGCTTTGAAGTTAGGGAGGAGCTTATCAGATCTAAGAAATcttgctgcttcttcttcattGAAAGCTGATGATTTGGACGAGTTTGCAAGCAAGCTTTTCTGA